The nucleotide sequence CGTTTGAGCATgtcaacaaagaaaaaaggacatAGGGTTAGAGACATGGCGAAAACATGAGCATCAAGGGAAGCTCAAAAATCATGCAAGTATTGGTATCGATCAACTCAAATTAAGGGCCTGGCCTGCTCCACTAAGGCGATAGATAGACGTCCAGGCCATgagcctccagttgtgcaaGGCAAGGCCCATAGGTCCTGAGGGCTTCCATTAACTTCATCTGCATTTTTCTGCACCCGGGGTATCCGATATGCCTGATTCAAGTTTTGGGCGATTAAGTGCAAGAAAAACCTGACGAGATGAGCCTGTCGACCTTCATCCGGCGACTGGAATGTCAGCTGACAGGCGGCACGGTCCCTTGGAGATCGAAATGGCTGGATTAATTTCATAACCGTTGCGAGCGGCTTTGGCTGCGTTCGGGTACCCGCGGTGATGACTCTAGAGACACTGAGTCAAAGTCGTAGTTCTTGAGTAGATGCTCGTACCTGCGGCTGCGAAGGAACTTGGGCACGGAATCCTGTATAGTGTAGGAAAACGGGTCAGCATCGCCATCGGCACCCCAATTCTCGGCAAAACAGCTCAAGATCCAGAAACTTTACTCACGCTAGCCATCAGTTTAAATACGGCGTTTTGTGCATCCTCAAAAAGGGCCATAACCTCCTGCAATGTCTCAACCATTGCCGAGTCTTGACCAACGGCCTTCGTCATACGTGTAGCAAGGTTGTTCCGTAATTGATGATCAATGTTGAGCTCACATGGCGATCCTGGGGCGAGGAACGCATTGTATATACCGTACGCCTGTGCCATGACCTCTTTGACTCCATCCAGCGCTTGCTTCTTAGCCTCTGCAGAGTTCGCCGGCGAGCTTTGGGCCAGCTGTGCCTGGCGGACAGCTGAACGGCAGAGCCTCACAAACTCCTCGACATCCAAGTAAAAGGAAAGATTTTCCTCGCAATGCGTCTCGCGGAGGTTCTCTCGAAACAGTAGACGTAGTGCTGCGTCGTTCAGGATCTTGTCCATGCGCTGGGTGTTCGAGTCGCGGGCGACTCCGTGGCGGTGGGTTGCCGAGTGTGTAGCGTCGCCTTCAGACGCCCGGCCCCTGGGGACTGAGCCGTTGATCATGTCCTTGCCTTTACTTGTCATGTGGTATATAGCATGTTTTGTTGGCTGGAAAACTTGGCATCCGGGAAACTGCTGAATATGTGAGCGATCTTGCTGCAGCGCCTCAATCAACTCGTACTCGACAAACAAGGACGCGATCTCAACTGCTTCCCTGCGATCAACCGTCGTACAGCAATCCATAAGCCACTCGGATGCAGCCTTTCCAGTAAAAGTATCCTTGTGGATCTTGCCGTTGACCTTGCGTTCTGGTGCCATCTTTACTCCGGTCAAACCATCGCGGTAGTCACTTAATGAGTCCGAGTCGGCAGAGCTGACGCTAGACTTGACATTTGGCCCATGTATGCCAATGAAGCGGCCAAAGATAACCTCAATCGTATGGAAGTCCTTGACCAACTTGTCCGTTGCCGGATCCCGCTCCAGGGTTACGAGCTGGGCTAGAGATGAGCCGACAACTTCCGGTATTTGCCTGTCTTGGATGCCGTTACGTGAAGCAAAAGAGTCCAAAATGGAGATACCTTTTGGCGTTAATTGCCAGACGGTTCCCCTCATTGTGTAAACCTGCTGATATTTGCCGTCGGCCGACTCGATGAGGCGGGCCTCGAGAAAGCGCTGAAGCATTGACCTCGCCATTTCTTTGGCCATGGAGAATGTGGTGGTTGTCGTAGTGGTGACTATCCTCGCAACATCCTTGGGGTCCGGCATACGATTTGACTGGGAGAACTTGAGCGAGCCGAGGTTGTTGATAGCATCCTCAGACAAAAAGGTATGATCGATCTTGGTGAGGCGGACTCGGTGTGGTGTCAAGGGTAACATGCTAACAATTAACGTAGCGAACAAATCCTTAAAGTCCTGCAATGGTGGTAGGGGTAGCATTGTCAGCAAGCAGGCTCAGGCAAGCGCACGAAGACATCTCCAaccacgccgccgccaagcccATAGGCGGAATCGCAACCAGAGCCGGCGGCCTGCACGAGTCATAAGGATCGGCGCCCCTCGTACACCGTTCGCTCTTGGTTTCTGCAGTCTACCGATAGCGCCAATTGGATGCAACGGCGAAGGGCAGTATgagctttattttttttatttgtttttcACTTCACCATCACTAACCTTGGTAAATGGACGGTCATCGTCCGTCATGCGGAGTAATCTCGACGACGTTTGATGCATCTTGTTGGATAGCCGCTGCACGTGGACTGGGGCTGGCTGCGAAGGATCGGTATCGTTGTAAGGTTGTGAGGGCGGGGTTCCCAACGACGAGAGCCGCAGGTTCGACACCGAAGCGCGGTTTCGAGCCTTCTTCTCGGGGCTACTGCTACCGTTGTTGCCGCCGGTGGGCTGTCGGGGGGAGGATGTGGTCGTCGTCGACTCGGGCAGTACCGAGACTGACAATCGGTTCAAGGACGGGCGTGAGCGTATATTTCGGGATTCCGAGAGGGTCCTGTCGAGGGCCGCGGCGGCATACGCGAATATGCCACCGGCCCGCTGCGGCTTGGAGTCGGGGGCTGCGTTTGTACTCTCTGTAGTCGACTTTTGCTGTTGGTGTTGCTGCAGAAGTAGGCTCTTTCTGGAGCCTGGTTTTGCGGTGGTGTCGGGGAGAGGAGCTGGTAAGGTTGAGTGGAGGTGGGCAGAAGAAAGAGCTGCGTGCGACTTTTCGTTGACGACCTCGGATGGGGCTGTGGGTTTATTATTATGGTCTATTCCTTGAGTGGACGTTATTTTGAAGACTTGGTCCGGGCGGGAGGTGTCGTCCATCTACCACCGAACAAAAGCTGAGGGTCTTTCCTTGGACGTGAATGCTTTTAGGGGGGTAGAGGTGCAAATTTGGGGAAGGTGGGCTGCAGGCGGGACAATAGCAACGAGCTGTTGCTTCAAATAAAGGAGGGAATAAAATTGGATTGGATGGAAACAGCCCTTGAACAAAGAGGAAGAGGTGGTGGGGGTAAAATGACCCTGGAAGTAATAACAAGacgataataataataagagtggaataaaataaaataaaaagagaggggggagagaaaaataaaataaaataaaataataataataaaaatacaaaaaggcAATGAATGGAGCAGTAGGCAAGGTGGACCAAAACTGTGAACACCTCAGTCCGGCTTTAACTTCCCGTCCAGGGAATGGAAGAAAAAGCTCGGAGAGTTTGGTTCCAATGTCGGTCAGCTACGGAGGACTGGTCCCATGCTTCAGTGGAGTGACAACCCATACGACCACATTTTGGGCCCACATCACACCTTTTTCGTTTGCAGGGGGCAGGGCCTTGGTGAGGTACCGGTACTTTGACGTGCCCATGTCGccctttcttttattttattttttttatttcttttccctctctctcGTCAGTGATTCCCAGTTAGCACCCAAAAGCGTGGATATGGGCCCATTCATTGGCTTGGTGCATTTTGCTGTCGGGCAGGCGTTTGCATTGAAAGCAATCAGTAACGAAAGCCCACCTACTTCAAACCATGTGCTAGCTGAACCAGGCAACTTTGACGCCCGAAACAAGAGCCTCTCTCGTCACGAGAATGGGTCCTCATGTATTAGTGTCTACCAAGGGATTTCCGGGTGGACTGCTCTCGTAAAGATTATTCTCCAATCAAAACCACGAGTTTGCAGCTCTATCTACGTATCCGTGGGTGTCTGCCTTATTATCTACATACGGAGTACGTACCAAGAACAGTAAGGGGTATAGCGCCTGCCTGGTAGCGTCCCCTCTATTCCTTTACCACGTATTAGCTACGAGCAGGCAGGCTTGTGGCTCTCTAGAGCTTGACGAATTGGTGACAACATTCCTGGCTGCAACAGCGTACAAGAGAGATTGCCCCAGCAGTTGTGATCATTTGCGTTCAGCTGTGACACATCTTTGCTCCCAGCCCGGCTGTCGTCAAAACGCCAGGGTTTCTGCCGGATGCGGTTTGAATAAACGGACGGCGCACAAACGGGTAAACGATCGGGCAGTCACGTTTCTTTATGATGTGTGCATTCCATGCTCTAGGTACATACCTATTTAGCGCACAGTACTTTATATGTACAAGGCGGGGAAGAGAAAAATGCTTCTTTGTCTGCAAACGAACCAACTCGAGGGCGGACTGTTACTAATTTACATGCAGCTTTAATTAACTGCTTAGTGAATGAAGTACCAATGAGTTATACTCTAGACTAAAGTTAGTAGCAAGTTTCAAATGAACGATATACAATCTTCTCTTAATAGGAATACATTTTTAGGCATTGAATTTGGGCAATCCATATGGATCTTGTTTATGTAGTATCGACCTCCAATTCGGCAGAAACGCCACAGTGCACTCGAAATCTGAGATCTGAGGTGAGTTACAAAGTACAGCGACTTTGTACTGCGACTTGGGAGGGGTACTAGCAGGTGAGCAAGTGGGTATCGCATGGCAGAGTCTCACAGCAGCGCGTGGCTTCAGGGATTATCTGGCATTCTCAATGAGCCTTTGAACCCCTGGCTGCATATTCAATTGTGGGGCAACCACCACCATCTCCTCTTCACTTTGTCGATTCTGGCCATACCAAGGGCGGCTTGGCGACGCCCATGTTGCGGAAAACTATTAGTACCAGGTCCGCCCCTGAGCGGCGTTCGTTCCGCCATTGGTCGAGGGGCAGAAAAAGCGTGCTTTTGGAAAGCGTAGTAATTAATAGCCCCTCATTCTCTGTGCATGGCCACGAGGGAGAGAGTCATCGACGGCTGTGCACTCTTATCACGGTAAGTACAAAAACCGATTGAGAACATGCCAAGCAGCGTTGGTCCTGGCAATTGGCTCTCTACTACGTAAGCATGCTAGCGACGCAAGTGCAAGAGGAACCgcgagggggaaaaaaaaaaaacactaaaATATTCGATTATTATACGTCAGTTAATAATTGACACTGCTAACCAAAGTTCCTTGTTTCAGCGTTTGATGAGAAATCACGTCTGGAGCACGAAATTGTTTGCTGTTGAATGGGATTTGCAATTTGCGCCGGGGCCACCACCGCCCACGTTGCGATCCTGTCTTGACGTCTTTTGGTTAGCTGTTTTACATGTCTATTTTGTGATGTGCCGCAGCGCCATGCAGGCCATAATGGCTGTACCGATTTGTCGGGAATAAGAAAGGAAAGGTTGCGACAGGGAGAGGGAGAGCagagaacaagaaaaaaagacaagcctGCATAATATGCTTATCCGCATAGCTCTGGGAAGAAATCAAACCCGTGCCATGCGAGGCTGTCAGCCATACTGGCGACAAATACAACCTAAACATAAACAAAACGTCCCTAACGGGTTGCGACACTCACACTCATCAAGCAGACAGACAGACGGTCATGGCTCGGCAAAGTCTGGTCCGTTTGACGGGTCATTTTAGCACGTACTATGTAGTAGCAGAGGGATGCGCGGCACGGATGGGTTGGGTGCAAGCCTGCCACGCGAGACGGCAGTGTTATTCCCGCAGCGGTCCGCCCTTCCACCTCTTTGACACGTTTTACAAGTGGCTCCACAGGACCGGTTTGATCTCCGTTCGTGTTGGAGGGGGTGATTGTTCTGGACAGCGGTTCGGTGTGGTTGCACACTGGGAGAAGGGAGGATTTGAAGGCGCCGACCGGCTTGACTTTTCCCCGACTAATCCAGGATAAGTGCAAACGTGGTTACATCGAAACCACATTAGCCTCATCAAACCTGATATTATAttgagtctttttttctttcctcctCTGTTTAAGAGGCTTGCTTTTACGTCGGAAAAAATACTCTGCTGGTAAACattaacctttttttttgttctctctCAAACGAGTGGTCACTTTTATTTTCGCTAGCCTGCTGGGCAGGGAAAAGGTTCTCATGTACAATGATCTAATCGAACACTCCTTTTCATTAACAGGCATGCGTAGGCATACTGTATTAAACAAAAGAGGCTGGAGAAAGAAAGTGCCATATCCATTTACGGTGGATATCGGAGGCGGGGCTTATCCGTACAAGGTTATAATTACTATGTAATATGGTAGACA is from Pyricularia oryzae 70-15 chromosome 2, whole genome shotgun sequence and encodes:
- a CDS encoding developmental regulator flbA; this translates as MDDTSRPDQVFKITSTQGIDHNNKPTAPSEVVNEKSHAALSSAHLHSTLPAPLPDTTAKPGSRKSLLLQQHQQQKSTTESTNAAPDSKPQRAGGIFAYAAAALDRTLSESRNIRSRPSLNRLSVSVLPESTTTTSSPRQPTGGNNGSSSPEKKARNRASVSNLRLSSLGTPPSQPYNDTDPSQPAPVHVQRLSNKMHQTSSRLLRMTDDDRPFTKDFKDLFATLIVSMLPLTPHRVRLTKIDHTFLSEDAINNLGSLKFSQSNRMPDPKDVARIVTTTTTTTFSMAKEMARSMLQRFLEARLIESADGKYQQVYTMRGTVWQLTPKGISILDSFASRNGIQDRQIPEVVGSSLAQLVTLERDPATDKLVKDFHTIEVIFGRFIGIHGPNVKSSVSSADSDSLSDYRDGLTGVKMAPERKVNGKIHKDTFTGKAASEWLMDCCTTVDRREAVEIASLFVEYELIEALQQDRSHIQQFPGCQVFQPTKHAIYHMTSKGKDMINGSVPRGRASEGDATHSATHRHGVARDSNTQRMDKILNDAALRLLFRENLRETHCEENLSFYLDVEEFVRLCRSAVRQAQLAQSSPANSAEAKKQALDGVKEVMAQAYGIYNAFLAPGSPCELNIDHQLRNNLATRMTKAVGQDSAMVETLQEVMALFEDAQNAVFKLMASDSVPKFLRSRRYEHLLKNYDFDSVSLESSPRVPERSQSRSQRL